GCAGGTGCGCGAATTGGAGGAGACGATCAATAACACGCCGTGCGACATGGTTCTCATCGCCACGCCCATTGACCTGCGCAGGGTGCTCACCATCAAGCATCCGTCGCAGCGCGTGCGGTACGAACTGCAGGAGATCGGCCAGCCGACGCTGAAGGATATCGTGGAGAAGTGGCTGGCGTAGACAAGGCCGTCGGCGCTAGACGGCCTGGGGGAGGGAGTGCGATGTCTCCAGATTGGGCCGCTGTAGAACGCGAGGTTGTGCAGCACCTACAGAACCTGATCCGCATGGACACGACGAACCCGCCCGGCAACGAACTGCCTGCCGCGGAGTATCTGGCCGATGTGCTTCGGGGCGAGGGCATAGAGGCGGAAGTGGTGGAGTCGGCGCCGGGGCGGGGCAACGTGGTGGCGCGGCTCCGTGGCGACGGCTCTGCCCGCCCGCTTCTGCTGATGTCGCATCTGGATGTGGTGCCCGCCGAAGCGGACAAGTGGGAGCACCCGCCCTTCGCCGCCGAACTGGTGGATGGCGTGATCTGGGGCCGCGGCGCGGTGGACACGAAGAACCTGACCGCCGTGCAGTTGATGCTCATGCTCCTGCTCAAGCGCGAGAGTGTGCCATTGAAGCGGGACGTCATCCTGGCCGCGACGGCGGACGAAGAGGCGGGCGGTCTGACGGGCATGGGTTGGCTCGTGGAGCAGCGGCCCGAACTTTCGGAGGCGGAGTACGCCATCAATGAGGGGGGCGGGTTCGGCCTGGACATCGGCGGCAGGCGCGCCTATGTCTGCCAGACCGCGGAGAAGGGCGTCTGCTGGATGAGGCTGACGGCGCAGGGCAAGCCGGGCCATGGGTCCATCCCGAAGGGCGACAACGCCGTGGCCACCCTGGCGGAGGCCATCGCCCGCTTGTCGCGCGCGAGACTCCCGCTGCATGTGGTGCCCACGGTGCGCGAATTTGTCCAGCAACTGGCCCGATTGCTGCCGTTCCCGCAGTCCTTCATCCTGCCGCTGGTGCTCAATCCGGTGTTTGAACCCTTGGTTGCGAAGGCCTTGGCCCGCGAGGAGACGATAGGGCCGCTGCTGCGCGCCTCGGTGCGCAACACGGCCACGCCCACAGTGCTGAGCGCCGGCAGCAAGACGAATGTCATCCCCTCGGTGGCGGAGGCGCAGGTGGACGGGCGGTTGATTCCCGGCCAGACGCCCGATGACTTGATCCGCGAGATTCGGCCCTATGTCGGCGACAAGGTGCGGATTGACATCATCGGCACGTCGGAGCCGTCGGAGGCGGGATACCAGACCCCGCTGTACACCATCCTGGCGGAGGCGCTGGCCGAAGAGGACCCGGGAGCGGTCATGCTGCCCTTCATGATCACCGGCTCCACCGACGGCCGCTTCCTGGCGAAACGCGGCGTCAAGGTCTATGGCTTCTGCCCGATGAAGCAGGACATGGACGTGTCGCCGCTGGAGATGGCGCACGGGCACAACGAGCGGATATCCGTGGCCAACCTGGTTTTTGGGGTGCGGGTGCTGTACAAGGCCGCGGTGCGGTTGTGTTCCTAGCGCGCGGGCATGCGCACTAGACCTGGATGGACTTCCACTTACCGCCTCGGTAGCGCAGGAAGGCGAACAACCCGCGGAAGAAGAGGTCCACCGACATGGCGACCCAGGCCCACTCCAGTCCCAGGCCCAAGACGGTGATGAACAGGATGGCGAGCGGGACGCGGATGCCCCAGATGCACCCCGCGACGATGTAGAGCGGATAGCGCGTGTCCCCGGCGCCGCGTAGAGCCCCATTGATGATCATGGTGGCGGCGAGCGCCGGCTGGGCCAGCCCCACGATGCGCAGCGGCCCAGTCCCCAGCGCGATGACCTGCGGGTCGGACGTGAAGAAACTGACGAGCGGCAGCGGGAATAGGATGAAGATGACCCCCATCAGGCCCATCAGCGCCGCCCCGATGGCGAATGCCGTGTAGCCGTTGCGTTCGGCTTCTTTCGGATTCTGGGCCCCCAGAGCCTGCCCCACCAGCGTGGTGGCCGCGACGGCGAAACCGAAGCCCGGCATGTAGGATAGCGACTCG
This is a stretch of genomic DNA from Chloroflexota bacterium. It encodes these proteins:
- a CDS encoding M20/M25/M40 family metallo-hydrolase, producing the protein MSPDWAAVEREVVQHLQNLIRMDTTNPPGNELPAAEYLADVLRGEGIEAEVVESAPGRGNVVARLRGDGSARPLLLMSHLDVVPAEADKWEHPPFAAELVDGVIWGRGAVDTKNLTAVQLMLMLLLKRESVPLKRDVILAATADEEAGGLTGMGWLVEQRPELSEAEYAINEGGGFGLDIGGRRAYVCQTAEKGVCWMRLTAQGKPGHGSIPKGDNAVATLAEAIARLSRARLPLHVVPTVREFVQQLARLLPFPQSFILPLVLNPVFEPLVAKALAREETIGPLLRASVRNTATPTVLSAGSKTNVIPSVAEAQVDGRLIPGQTPDDLIREIRPYVGDKVRIDIIGTSEPSEAGYQTPLYTILAEALAEEDPGAVMLPFMITGSTDGRFLAKRGVKVYGFCPMKQDMDVSPLEMAHGHNERISVANLVFGVRVLYKAAVRLCS